From the Corythoichthys intestinalis isolate RoL2023-P3 chromosome 15, ASM3026506v1, whole genome shotgun sequence genome, one window contains:
- the LOC130930811 gene encoding cdc42 effector protein 3-like, translating to MPLRTSLHRKPTSGRWSSRHSKRREILSVNMISLPLADFRHISHIGNNAQTDSFGDLSFLKMGHNLLMQSSQSEQNLFLACSPPPKPPRLNVEAEGSDSSDWPDMHQENVSQKRQKCSSMPLLDSKECETELADGHERGNNIATNQFSNTEWGHQTADWIADSAVVGDKIEGQQGEEDNGFSFSLDLGPSILDDVLQVMDKLQH from the coding sequence ATGCCACTGAGAACATCCTTGCACAGAAAGCCAACATCTGGCCGTTGGTCAAGCAGACACTCGAAGCGCAGAGAAATTCTCTCCGTCAACATGATCAGTCTACCACTGGCTGATTTCCGCCATATCTCCCATATTGGAAATAACGCCCAAACGGACAGCTTTGGAGACCTTTCTTTCCTAAAAATGGGCCACAATTTGCTTATGCAAAGCTCCCAAAGTGAGCAAAATCTCTTCTTGGCCTGCTCTCCACCACCAAAGCCCCCTCGTCTAAATGTGGAAGCAGAGGGTTCAGACAGCTCAGACTGGCCTGACATGCACCAGGAAAATGTCAGCCAGAAAAGACAGAAATGCAGCTCTATGCCACTGCTGGACAGCAAGGAATGCGAGACAGAATTAGCGGACGGGCATGAAAGAGGAAACAACATTGCAACCAATCAGTTTTCTAACACTGAATGGGGTCACCAGACTGCAGACTGGATTGCAGACTCTGCGGTGGTTGGTGACAAAATTGAAGGGCAACAGGGAGAGGAGGACAATGGCTTTTCTTTTAGCCTTGACCTGGGTCCTTCCATTTTGGATGATGTTCTGCAGGTGATGGACAAACTTCAACATTGA